AAGTTTACACAAGCCCTGCCGAAAGCGGGTAAGGTTGCTGTGATTGGTGCCGGGTTGATTGGGTGTGAGTTTGCTAATGACCTGGCGTCAAGTGGTTACTCTGTCGATGTCATGGATATCGCAGACAGACCTTTGGCCCAGCTATTGCCCGAAGGGCTTAGTAAAAATCTTGAATTCATCCTGGCGCAAATTGGAGTATCATGGCAGATGGGCTGCTCAGTTTCCTCGATCAATAAGGGAACTGAGCGACCTTATGTTTGCCAGTTGAGTGATGGGCGAGAACTGGAAGCCGACCTAGTCTTATCTGCGGTCGGTTTACGTCCACGTATCGAGTTAGCGAAGCAGGCTGGCTTGCATACCAATAAAGGAATCGTGGTTGATGAATCACTGGCTACCTCGGATCCGTCTATTTATGCCCTCGGTGATTGTATTGAAATGAATGGAGAGCTGTTGCCATATGTCATGCCAATTATGCATGAGACCAAGGCACTGGCCCGGACGCTAACAGGGGATGCAGCAAAGGTTGAGTATCCTGTCATGCCAGTGACAGTGAAAACAGCGAGCTGCCACGTAACCATCATTCCGCCGAAAAGAGGAGCTGAAGGCGAATGGCGATATCCACAGGGTGAGGATGGTTATATTGCGGAATTCTATGAAGCAGGCGAGAAGCTTACTGGTGTTGCTCTGATCGGAGATGCTTCCAGCAAAGCCGAAAGCTATGTTGCAAGGCTTAGTGAAAATACATCACAGCCAGAGCCGCTTGTTAGTGTGTGATAAATTGTCTAGAAACCAATACTTGCACCACCATCGATAGGAAGTACAACACCACTGACAAATTTTGCCGCTGGTGAGCAAAGATAGACTGCTGCCAGGCCAATGTCATCCGGTTCACCGAACTTACCCATAGGCGTGCGGGAAAGTATCTTTTGTCGTCTTACCGTGTCATTGCCGAGCGCCTGATCGAGCATAGGTGATTGAATCCAGCCGGGAGCAATGCCATTCACGCGTACACCATGCTCGGCTACCTCTGAAGTTAGGGTACGGACCATGCCAACGTATGCGGACTTTGCGGCGGAGTAAGCGACGACCTTTGGCATGCCAATGTAGGAGGTCATCGACGCCATGAAAAGTATACTGCCATGTTGCTTCTCGAGCATTGCAGGTAGAGCTGCCTGCACAAGTGAGTGGGCGGCGATAACATGGGTTTGGATGACTGCTTCAAATTCCGATGGATTGGTTTCGGTGGCCAATTTTTTCAGATGAATACCAGCATTGTTGACCAGTATGCTTGGCTTGGATCCGGATACTTCCTCCGCTTTCTCCATCAGCTCGCTTGCGCGTTCGCATTCAGAAATGTCATGAGCAATGGCAAAAGCATTTGGGCCGAGACTGGTTGCTGCATTTTTGACAACTTGCTCGCGTCGCCCGACCAGAATAACTTGTGCCCCGGCAGCGCAAAAAGAGGTGGCCATTGCCAGGCCGAGTCCACTGCCACCACCGGTAATCAATGCTGTTTCCCCTTTGAGTGA
The Rubellicoccus peritrichatus DNA segment above includes these coding regions:
- a CDS encoding SDR family NAD(P)-dependent oxidoreductase codes for the protein MSKLDFQNAFSLKGETALITGGGSGLGLAMATSFCAAGAQVILVGRREQVVKNAATSLGPNAFAIAHDISECERASELMEKAEEVSGSKPSILVNNAGIHLKKLATETNPSEFEAVIQTHVIAAHSLVQAALPAMLEKQHGSILFMASMTSYIGMPKVVAYSAAKSAYVGMVRTLTSEVAEHGVRVNGIAPGWIQSPMLDQALGNDTVRRQKILSRTPMGKFGEPDDIGLAAVYLCSPAAKFVSGVVLPIDGGASIGF